The Synechococcus sp. MVIR-18-1 region CAGGAATAACTTGAATGACTCCTTGCCTTACCTTTAATTCTAATGTAGAAATTAATCGATATTCAGCATTGTCCGCTGTTTTCTTTAAAAAAGAAAGCGCATTCAATGCAGAGAGAGGAATCACCATAGAAGTGACTGCTTCAAGATAGATTGCAACAATAGATGAAATTTTCATGGAATAGAAGCAGGAGAGGGGGCGTAATTAGAAGCCAATGAAATAGTGAGTCAATTAGAAGTGATCGCAGAAAGAAGGCATCACCAAAGTTCTTCTTCACAATCAGTCTTGACGATCAAATCAGAAGTGGCATATGATACACATAAGAGTGCATATTTATCTTTAATTTGTTCCTCGTCTAGAAAACTTTGATCACTCTGATCTAATGTTCCTTGAATCAACCGGCCTACGCATGAACTACATGCGCCAGCGCGACATGAGTACGACATATCAATACCCGCTTGCTCTGCAGCATCCAGAATATATTCATCATCAGGACATTGAAATGACACCTCTCCTTGAGGAGTCATTAGCTGAACATTAAAAAATGTCATCACAAGAATAGTCCAACAATTACTTTATTACATTCATCAATGAATTCGAAACAACGATTGGCCCATAATGTATCATAAAGCACTTCTAGCTCAACAACGGTAACAGTCAGTCCGACAATTAGACGCCCTATTCCTCCTTAAAAGGTGCTCAAAGAGATTAATCTGATAGAACGGAGAAGATCATCCTATCAATCAGAAATGGATCTGATTGATAGCCTTGAGGAGTAAATTAAATCACTATGAAAGAAGAAAGATTCTCTCGTTTTCTTGGTTCAGCCAGCGGATGGAGATCCAAGCGCCTAAGGCTTGCAATCGCCCTAAGGAAGCAAGGATGGTCATATCAGCAAATAGGAGATCACCTAAGTACAACCCCACGCTCGATAGGAAGAGATATCAAGTGCTTTGTTATTAAATCAAAAGAGAAGCTGGCCCTACAAATCCAAGCCACGTGAAAGCCTTAAAGTCAAAGCAATTCCCAACAAAAATACAAAGTCTTGTCATCCATCAGAGACGGGAGGATTAGATACTTTTTTTCTGGACTTTTTTATTCATATCAGAATAAAGCTTATTCAATTGAGCATGATCCTCTGATGTTGTGCGATTGATCCAATCTTCAAGGATCTGAGCAGACTCATCAAATCTAGATAAAAATGCAGCATCATCATAAATTCTCATCAAATGGCAATCAGCTATTTAGCAATCATCAACCACTTAAAAGCGAACATACATGCAAATGTTCCACAATGACTGCATTCTTTGATACGGAGAGTACAACGAAATGTAAGATTTAAAAATCAGCATCCCATGCTTTTAGGGTATTCACAGCAGATGATCTCTTTACATAATATTGATTAGAGAAGAGCTCCTCGCTGACATCCCATCAACCGCTCAGACCATGATTCAGCGTAAGCACGATTGGCTTGTTGCTGATCAGCATCTGTCGTATCAAGGGGATGAGGCATGGTGCCTGAGATCGCACCATTCGTGACACAAAACATCGATTTTTGAAAACTGATGCAGATCTGAACATGAACATCATGCATGCCCCTGCCATGCGACATGTACCAATCACTGAGCTCCTCAGGAAGATTTCGGTACATGTCTTGCATGCACAAACTTGGAGGAATCCCCGCTCCCATGCTCGGGATGGGATCTGCGTACAAGGCTCCGTACTTGAAATCGCCGATGTCAGCTGAAATCTGTCGCGCCTGAGCGTTGTAGGACACAGTCCCAAGGAAGGGCATACCCCTAAAAAAGACAGCCTCCACGTAAGGCACCGCCACATCAACCAAAAATGTCAGTCCTGCCTCTGGTGGTAGAACCCAAACCTCTTCATTCCCCACCGTGACTTTGTAAGTCATCGGATCTCCAGCGGCAGCAACTAAACCATCTCTGATGTGATGAACAGCATCATTAACAGACACAATTTCACCATTGCGATATTTACGAGACAGGTCAAGGAAGAGGTCACTCATCACCCGCCAAAACAGACCAAGGGCATAAATGGTGGCCATCGATCGAATGGCCTCAGGCGCAAAGCCTGGATAAAGCCGATGCACCAATGCCAACAATGGATCCCTGCGACTTCGCAAAGCAATGATTTTCTGACAGGTCTCCAGAAAAGGCTCGGAATCGAAATAAGCATCCATTCCGCCAGTACCGTGCCAAAACATTGCTTTCTGGCAATACTCGGCATACTCAAAGTTGATGCGATCACCGCGAAGGTGCTGCCATAAGCGTTCAACACTGAAACCCTCGTGAAAGAATCGCATCACTGGAAATGGATTCAAAAGCTGAGTTTCGCCCTGATTCACAAGGTTGCGGCTGTAGGCATCAAGAACGATCCCGTAGCTATCGAGAACATTAACAATCTGGAGAAGATGATCAGGCGTATCAGCCAATAAAGGTTGGTCAGAAAGCAAGCGACGAATCAGCTCTTCACGATCAGGGAGGGTGGGAATTGTTGGGACATCAGTGATCTTGGAAGCAGTCATGAAAGTCCTCCTGTGATGGGTAAGAGCGCTAATTCGCTGAGACCTGTTGTTGCCGCCTGACTCATTCCAACCAAAAGATCTGGAGCAAGACCCAGGAGCAGCACGATGAAGGACAGTGCAATCGCCGGAAGCTGCTCATGGAGCGGCACAACGGAAAGAATGGTGGGATTAGAGACTCGGCCTGCAGCAATAGCCAAGCGTCCAAAGAAGGCTCGATTCACAAGCAACAAGAAATACACAGCTGTCAAACCTGACCCCACCATGCAAAGCAAAGTGGCGATTGGAAAGGGCTGAAGACTTCCTCTGAAAACAAGGAATTCAGATATAAAACCTGCCATGCCTGGGATTCCAGCACTTGCCATCACACCCACAATCATCAGGGTTCCAGTGAGGGGTAAGCCACGCTGAGGATTAAGGAGTCCCCGAAGAACATTCAGATCTCTTGTGCCTGTTCGTTCATAAACAACACCTACAGCGAGAAAAAGGATCGCTGAAATCAAACCGTGGCTCACCATTTGGAAGAGCGCACCGATCAAACCCAATGGCGTTGCAGCGGCAGCAGCAAGCAAGACGTATCCCATATGTCCCACAGAGCTGTAAGCCACCATGCGCTTCATATCCGATTGAGCAATTGCAGCTAAGGAGCCATACAGCACAGAAATCGCTGCCCAGAGAGCCAACCAGGGGGCTGCAACCTCCCAAGCCTCAGGGAAGAGACCCAGACAAAACCGCAACAACCCATAGGTCCCGAGCTTGAGGAGAACTCCTGCCAAAAGAACCGACACTGGAGTTGACGCTTCAGTGTGAGCATCAGGAAGCCAGGTGTGAAATGGAAAGAGAGGGATCTTGATCCCAAACCCGATCAACAGTGCCCCCATCAGCAACAATTGTGAGGTGAGACCCATCTCTCCCGACAAGATCGGTCGGATTCCAAAATCAACGCTTCCAGTGACGAGTGCAATCCCAAGGAATGCTCCCAAAATCAAGATCCCAGAAACTGCAGTAACAATCAGAAACTTCGTGGACGCATAGGCTCGATTGGCACCACCCCAGATCGCGATCAAGAGCCAAAGCGGGATGAGTTCAAGCTCATAAAACAAGAAAAAGAGCAAAAGATTTTGAGCTAAAAAGGCTCCATTGACAGCGCCACTGATGATTAATAAAAGCGCAAAATAAATTCTTGGACGATTCTCAATCTTTCTCGATGCCACAGCTGCCACAAGACAGAGCACTGCATTCATCAAAACTAAAGGTAGGGAAATTCCATCGATCGCCAGGGAATAGTCGAGCCCAACACTGGGAAGCCACGGCAATTGCTCCTGAAGCTGCAAGCCAGGGTTGCTCGGATCAAACCAGAACAGCACCGCAAAACTGGCAAGGCATTGAACGGAAAGGATGACCAGGGTCAGACGTCTTAGTTGAGCTGGCGTTGATCCTTGAGGCCATAGGGACAGCAACAGAGCCCCGAGGAAAGGAATAACAAGTAGCAGGGTAAGAATCATCATTAATTCAGTTCAGCCACCAGCTCAGTGATGACAAAAGCAACACGATCGCCGCGATGACCGTTAAAAGATAGCTTTGGCTTCGACCACTAATGCTCAACTTCAAGCCTTCAGCACTCTGAAGTGAGAATCGAGCAAGTCCATGGAGAACTCCATCAACAACATTTCGATCGAAGCTATAAGCAAGCTTTGAGAATAAGGCCACTACATTAACGATCGTCAAGCGATAGAACCTCTCTGTATAAAAATCATTTTCAAGAAGGTCCTGGATCCAACGCAGCACGGGATTGAGAGATCGAGACCAGGCTTTGTTGAGGGGGATGAAAGCTCCTACCAACAAGCCAATCAAACCACTCCCCACCACAACACCAGCAGCCCACAGAGGGAACGCAAGCAAACCATCCAGAGACTCCAGGCGAATCAACAACAGCGGAGTTAAGACAACGATGACGGCAAGAGACACCATCGGGAAGGCCATCTGCCAGTTCACCTCTGCCGCTCGACGCGTCTTTGTTAGGGAGCGGCCAAGAAAAACCTGTCGGTAAATCCTGGTGAGATTGAGGGCGGTTAGCGCATTGGTGAGAAGGAAAACTGGTACAAAAATCACTGAGCGAGCTCCCACTAACTCAACGGCTTGCGCCAGGCAAAGGAATCCCCCAAGGGGGAGAAGACCCACAAGCCCCGCACTTCCCACCAAATAAGAACCAGTTGTGGCAGGCATTCTCCCGCCAAGGCCACCAAGCTCAGTGATGTCCTGGCAATTCGTGGAAGCAATCACGCCACCCACACTCATCGAAAGCAGTGCCTTCGAGACAGCATGGGCAAACAGGAGCAGCAGGGCCAGTACGGGCACCTGCAAAGAAATCGCGATGAAAACAAGCCCGAGATAAGCAGTTGTGGAATACGACAGCGTGCGTTTGATATCCACCTGAGCAATCGAGACCAGAGACCCCCCAATCGCACTAATCGTTCCAATCACCTGGAGAACAACGAGTGTGACGGGCGCGTTCTGCAGCAGAGGCATCACCTTCAGCAAAACAAGAGCACCGCAGGTCACAACCACAGAGTTCCGAAGAATCGAGGCTGGGTTAGGACCTTCCATGGCTTCATCAAGCCAGAGATGCATTGGGAATTGGGCGCACTTACCCGTTGGGCCAGCAATCAGGCCTAGCCCGAGCAATGTTGCCGCAAGTGGACTGATTGTGTCTGCAGCAGACCAGGCATAGAGGTCGTCAAAGCTGGTGACACCCGACCACGTTGCTAGGGCAACCATCCCCATCAAGAGCATCACATCACCAACGCGCTTGGTGAGGAATGCATCCCTTGCTGCAGTCACCACGAGGGGTTGGGCGTACCAGAACCCCACCAAGAGGTAGGTCGAGAGCGTGAGCATTTCCAGCAGGAAATAGCTCTGGAACAAGGAGTCGCTCAAAACAACCCCGGACATCGCCCCCTCGAAGAAGCCCAGCAATGCAAAGAACCTGGCTAACGCCCACTCCTTATCGAGATAGCCAAGGGAATACAACTGAGAGAAGAAACTCAAACCAGTGATCAGCTCAAGAGCAGACACATTGGTGAG contains the following coding sequences:
- a CDS encoding 2Fe-2S iron-sulfur cluster-binding protein encodes the protein MTFFNVQLMTPQGEVSFQCPDDEYILDAAEQAGIDMSYSCRAGACSSCVGRLIQGTLDQSDQSFLDEEQIKDKYALLCVSYATSDLIVKTDCEEELW
- a CDS encoding CO2 hydration protein; this translates as MTASKITDVPTIPTLPDREELIRRLLSDQPLLADTPDHLLQIVNVLDSYGIVLDAYSRNLVNQGETQLLNPFPVMRFFHEGFSVERLWQHLRGDRINFEYAEYCQKAMFWHGTGGMDAYFDSEPFLETCQKIIALRSRRDPLLALVHRLYPGFAPEAIRSMATIYALGLFWRVMSDLFLDLSRKYRNGEIVSVNDAVHHIRDGLVAAAGDPMTYKVTVGNEEVWVLPPEAGLTFLVDVAVPYVEAVFFRGMPFLGTVSYNAQARQISADIGDFKYGALYADPIPSMGAGIPPSLCMQDMYRNLPEELSDWYMSHGRGMHDVHVQICISFQKSMFCVTNGAISGTMPHPLDTTDADQQQANRAYAESWSERLMGCQRGALL
- a CDS encoding NADH-quinone oxidoreductase subunit M, which gives rise to MILTLLLVIPFLGALLLSLWPQGSTPAQLRRLTLVILSVQCLASFAVLFWFDPSNPGLQLQEQLPWLPSVGLDYSLAIDGISLPLVLMNAVLCLVAAVASRKIENRPRIYFALLLIISGAVNGAFLAQNLLLFFLFYELELIPLWLLIAIWGGANRAYASTKFLIVTAVSGILILGAFLGIALVTGSVDFGIRPILSGEMGLTSQLLLMGALLIGFGIKIPLFPFHTWLPDAHTEASTPVSVLLAGVLLKLGTYGLLRFCLGLFPEAWEVAAPWLALWAAISVLYGSLAAIAQSDMKRMVAYSSVGHMGYVLLAAAAATPLGLIGALFQMVSHGLISAILFLAVGVVYERTGTRDLNVLRGLLNPQRGLPLTGTLMIVGVMASAGIPGMAGFISEFLVFRGSLQPFPIATLLCMVGSGLTAVYFLLLVNRAFFGRLAIAAGRVSNPTILSVVPLHEQLPAIALSFIVLLLGLAPDLLVGMSQAATTGLSELALLPITGGLS
- a CDS encoding NAD(P)H-quinone oxidoreductase subunit F — encoded protein: MISAATLPLQTAWLIPLYGFAGMLVSLPWALGVFRRDSHRPAAYLNILLTLLAFIHGSLVLRDVMAGGPTLLTFPWLNVADLNLEISFSLSLTNVSALELITGLSFFSQLYSLGYLDKEWALARFFALLGFFEGAMSGVVLSDSLFQSYFLLEMLTLSTYLLVGFWYAQPLVVTAARDAFLTKRVGDVMLLMGMVALATWSGVTSFDDLYAWSAADTISPLAATLLGLGLIAGPTGKCAQFPMHLWLDEAMEGPNPASILRNSVVVTCGALVLLKVMPLLQNAPVTLVVLQVIGTISAIGGSLVSIAQVDIKRTLSYSTTAYLGLVFIAISLQVPVLALLLLFAHAVSKALLSMSVGGVIASTNCQDITELGGLGGRMPATTGSYLVGSAGLVGLLPLGGFLCLAQAVELVGARSVIFVPVFLLTNALTALNLTRIYRQVFLGRSLTKTRRAAEVNWQMAFPMVSLAVIVVLTPLLLIRLESLDGLLAFPLWAAGVVVGSGLIGLLVGAFIPLNKAWSRSLNPVLRWIQDLLENDFYTERFYRLTIVNVVALFSKLAYSFDRNVVDGVLHGLARFSLQSAEGLKLSISGRSQSYLLTVIAAIVLLLSSLSWWLN